A genomic segment from Gracilinanus agilis isolate LMUSP501 chromosome 1, AgileGrace, whole genome shotgun sequence encodes:
- the LOC123230884 gene encoding sperm mitochondrial-associated cysteine-rich protein → MDLSEASYSSLNPAQAPVVSASLPIPAIVFITVVVYLLLLGLVLLARRYLVEQDCCLSDCRGSCRKEDAPGPFECCHGYAEACDFPLPSPARCLDACCPQPMEAGWAPQCPRCCPLCDCACACQLPECQSLNCLCFEIKLR, encoded by the exons ATGGAT CTCTCAGAGGCTTCCTATAGCTCACTGAACCCAGCCCAGGCTCCTGTGGTGAGTGCCTCCTTGCCTATTCCTGCTATCGTCTTCATCACTGTGGTTGTCTACTTGCTGCTGCTTGGCCTGGTGCTGCTGGCCAGACGTTATTTGGTG GAGCAGGATTGCTGTCTGTCCGACTGCAGAGGGTCCTGCAGGAAGGAAGATGCCCCTGGTCCCTTTGAGTGTTGCCATGGCTATGCTGAAGCCTGTGACTTCCCTCTGCCCAGTCCAGCCCGATGCCTGGATGCCTGCTGTCCCCAGCCCATGGAAGCT gGTTGGGctccccagtgccccagatgctGTCCATTGTGTGACTGTGCCTGTGCCTGCCAGCTTCCTGAGTGCCAAAGCCTCAATTGCCTTTGTTTTGAAATCAAGCTCAGATGA
- the ALDOA gene encoding fructose-bisphosphate aldolase A has protein sequence MPCQFPALTPEQKKELSDIARRIVAPGKGILAADESTGSIAKRLQSIGTENTEENRRLYRQLLLTADDRVNNCIGGVILFHETLYQKADDGRPFPKVIKAKGGVVGIKVDKGVVPLAGTNGETTTQGLDGLAERCAQYKKDGADFAKWRCVLKIGENTPSPLAIMENANVLARYASICQQNGIVPIVEPEILPDGEHDLKCCQYVTEKVLAAVYKALSDHHIYLEGTLLKPNMVTPGHACTQKYSHEEIAMATVTALRRTVPPAVTGITFLSGGQSEEDASINLNAINTCPLHKPWSLTFSYGRALQASALKTWGGKKENVQAAQEEYVKRALANSQAAQGKYTPSGKSGAAASESLFVSNHAY, from the exons ATGCCTTGCCAATTCCCAGCATTGACACCAGAGCAAAAGAAAGAGCTCTCTGATATAGCTCGAAGAATTGTTGCTCCAGGCAAGGGGATCCTGGCCGCAGATGAGTCCACAG gCAGCATTGCAAAGCGGCTGCAGTCCATTGGAACtgagaacacagaagaaaatcgcCGCCTTTATAGGCAGTTACTTCTGACAGCAGATGATCGAGTGAACAACTGCATTGGAGGTGTCATCCTTTTCCATGAGACGCTCTACCAGAAAGCTGATGATGGTCGTCCctttcccaaagtcataaagGCCAAGGGTGGTGTTGTGGGCATCAAG GTGGACAAAGGTGTAGTGCCCCTGGCAGGGACCAATGGGGAGACTACCACCCAag GTCTGGATGGGCTAGCTGAGCGCTGTGCCCAGTATAAGAAGGATGGGGCTGACTTTGCCAAGTGGCGTTGTGTACTGAAGATTGGGGAAAATACACCTTCTCCACTTGCCATCATGGAGAATGCCAATGTGCTGGCCCGATACGCCAGCATTTGCCAGCAG AATGGCATTGTCCCCATTGTGGAGCCAGAGATCCTCCCTGATGGAGAACATGATCTGAAGTGTTGCCAGTATGTCACCGAGAAG GTTCTGGCTGCTGTCTACAAAGCTTTGAGTGACCACCATATCTATCTGGAGGGGACCTTGCTGAAGCCTAACATGGTCACTCCTGGCCATGCTTGTACCCAGAAATATTCACATGAGGAGATTGCAATGGCAACTGTAACTGCTCTTCGCCGGACTGTGCCTCCTGCAGTCACTG GTATCACCTTCCTGTCTGGGGGTCAGAGTGAGGAGGATGCCTCCATCAATCTTAATGCCATCAACACCTGCCCCTTGCACAAGCCATGGTCCCTGACCTTTTCTTATGGCCGAGCCCTGCAGGCATCTGCCCTCAAGACCTggggtggaaagaaggaaaatgtccAGGCTGCCCAGGAGGAATATGTTAAGCGGGCCTTG GCTAATAGCCAGGCTGCTCAAGGCAAGTATACTCCATCTGGAAAGTCAGGAGCTGCAGCCAGCGAGTCCCTCTTTGTCTCTAACCATGCCTACTAA